A genome region from Rhodanobacter thiooxydans includes the following:
- a CDS encoding beta-ketoacyl-[acyl-carrier-protein] synthase family protein, producing the protein MPIVSTRRVVITGMGAISPLGVGAAALWQGLREGRSAIGPLRHVDAGRLRVKVAAQVPESFDPAAHIDERTLPLLDRTSEFALHAAREAVVQSGVDFAGDGLGQRTAVIVGTGVGGETTQDEQSRRLYAENTPRAHPLTIVRLMTNASASQISIAYGLHGPTYAVASACASANHAIIQAAQMIRYGMADAAVTGGTEACLTYGALRAWEAMRVLADDTCRPFSANRRGLVLGEGAGIFVLESLEHAQARGATILAELAGTGMSADASDIVMPSAEGAAAAMQQALQEAELNPGDVDYINAHGTGTQANDVTETRAIRLAFGAQADRLAVSSTKSMHGHALGASGALELVAAIGALRENVVPPTANLDKVDPACDLDYVPNVAREMPVRVVLSNSFAFGGLNAVLALKRAP; encoded by the coding sequence ATGCCCATCGTGTCGACGCGCCGGGTGGTGATCACTGGCATGGGCGCCATCAGCCCGCTTGGCGTAGGCGCCGCGGCGCTGTGGCAGGGCCTGCGCGAGGGCCGCAGCGCGATCGGCCCGCTGCGTCACGTCGACGCTGGGCGCCTGCGCGTGAAGGTCGCCGCCCAGGTACCAGAGAGTTTCGACCCCGCCGCGCACATCGACGAGCGCACCCTGCCCCTGCTCGATCGCACCTCGGAGTTCGCACTGCACGCGGCGCGCGAGGCGGTGGTGCAGTCCGGCGTGGACTTCGCCGGCGACGGCCTGGGCCAGCGCACCGCGGTGATCGTGGGCACCGGTGTCGGCGGCGAGACCACCCAGGACGAGCAGAGCCGGCGCCTGTACGCCGAGAACACTCCGCGCGCGCACCCGCTCACCATCGTGCGGCTGATGACCAACGCCTCAGCCAGCCAGATCAGTATCGCGTACGGCCTGCATGGCCCCACCTATGCGGTGGCCAGCGCCTGCGCCTCGGCCAACCACGCGATCATCCAGGCCGCGCAGATGATCCGTTACGGCATGGCCGACGCCGCCGTCACCGGCGGTACCGAAGCCTGCCTCACGTACGGCGCGCTGCGCGCATGGGAGGCGATGCGCGTGCTCGCCGACGACACCTGCCGCCCGTTCAGCGCGAACCGGCGCGGCCTGGTGCTGGGCGAAGGCGCCGGCATCTTCGTGCTGGAATCGCTGGAGCATGCGCAGGCGCGCGGCGCCACCATCCTCGCCGAACTCGCCGGCACCGGCATGAGCGCCGACGCCAGCGACATCGTGATGCCCAGCGCCGAAGGCGCCGCGGCCGCGATGCAACAGGCACTGCAGGAAGCCGAACTGAACCCAGGCGACGTGGACTACATCAACGCCCACGGTACCGGCACCCAGGCCAACGACGTCACCGAAACGCGCGCCATCCGCCTCGCCTTCGGCGCGCAAGCCGACCGCCTCGCAGTGTCCTCCACCAAGTCCATGCACGGCCACGCGCTGGGCGCCTCCGGCGCACTGGAACTGGTCGCCGCGATCGGCGCGCTGCGCGAGAACGTGGTGCCGCCCACCGCGAACCTGGACAAGGTCGATCCGGCCTGCGACCTCGACTACGTGCCGAACGTGGCGCGCGAGATGCCGGTGCGAGTGGTGCTCAGCAACTCGTTCGCGTTCGGCGGACTGAACGCGGTGTTGGCGTTGAAGCGGGCGCCCTGA
- a CDS encoding acyl carrier protein, with protein sequence MTATIQQQLFEIIAKQAKIDVATIRPESTLKDLGIASLEAIEMIFDIEEHFNINFPDQQGANFDTDTAQSLVDAVQKALADKAAAGEGSK encoded by the coding sequence ATGACCGCAACGATCCAGCAGCAGTTGTTCGAGATCATCGCCAAGCAGGCCAAGATCGACGTGGCGACGATCCGGCCCGAATCCACCCTGAAGGATCTGGGCATCGCTTCACTGGAGGCGATCGAGATGATCTTCGACATCGAGGAGCACTTCAACATCAACTTCCCCGACCAGCAGGGCGCCAACTTCGACACCGACACTGCGCAGAGCCTGGTCGACGCGGTGCAGAAGGCACTGGCCGACAAGGCCGCCGCGGGCGAAGGAAGCAAGTGA
- a CDS encoding GNAT family N-acetyltransferase yields the protein MPFISQLEPDALLAAFMLEPPHGFAVDHSPQGMPAFVAPFDLLTTADAPLRRRVAALPLYRRWSRLLRWRTRFAGTTVSEYAPLPAGVSPTLLAQGLKAAFGRECRLLIVKDIAQESPLLDAAANAHARAFAAACEAQGFVLLEGQALAFVPIDFGSDDEYLARLSPGRRKNIRRKLRSRADLEIETLRTGDACFRNEATLAAFHALFDNVYAQSEIHFDRLSATFFRLLLQDAASGGVVFVYRHAGKMIGWNLCYEHGGKLVDKYIGFAYPEAREHNLYFVSWMHNLGYARERGLSHYVAGWTDPEVKSFLGASFTFTRHAVYARNPLLRALLRRLGSHFESDRQWQAAAEAVDG from the coding sequence ATGCCTTTCATTTCGCAACTGGAACCGGATGCGTTGCTCGCGGCGTTCATGCTGGAGCCGCCGCACGGCTTCGCGGTGGACCATTCGCCGCAGGGCATGCCGGCGTTCGTGGCGCCGTTCGACCTGCTGACCACTGCCGACGCACCGCTGCGCCGCCGCGTGGCCGCGCTGCCGCTGTACCGCCGCTGGAGCCGGCTGCTGCGCTGGCGCACCCGCTTCGCCGGCACCACGGTGAGCGAGTACGCGCCGCTGCCCGCCGGCGTGTCGCCCACGCTGCTGGCGCAGGGGCTGAAGGCTGCGTTCGGACGCGAGTGCCGGCTGCTGATCGTGAAGGACATTGCGCAGGAGTCGCCGCTGCTGGACGCCGCCGCGAACGCCCACGCGCGCGCCTTCGCCGCCGCCTGCGAAGCGCAGGGCTTCGTGCTGCTGGAAGGCCAGGCGCTGGCTTTCGTGCCGATCGACTTCGGCTCGGACGACGAGTACCTGGCCCGGCTGTCGCCCGGTCGGCGCAAGAACATCAGGCGCAAGCTGCGCTCGCGCGCCGACCTCGAGATCGAGACGCTGCGCACCGGCGACGCCTGCTTCCGCAACGAGGCCACGCTGGCGGCGTTCCACGCACTGTTCGACAACGTGTACGCGCAAAGCGAGATCCACTTCGACCGTCTCAGCGCGACGTTCTTCCGCCTGCTGCTGCAGGACGCGGCCAGCGGCGGGGTGGTGTTCGTGTACCGCCACGCCGGCAAGATGATCGGCTGGAACCTCTGCTACGAACACGGCGGCAAGCTGGTCGACAAGTACATCGGCTTCGCCTACCCCGAAGCGCGCGAGCACAACCTGTACTTCGTGAGCTGGATGCACAACCTCGGCTACGCGCGCGAACGCGGCCTGAGCCACTACGTGGCCGGCTGGACCGACCCGGAAGTGAAGTCCTTCCTCGGCGCGAGCTTCACCTTCACCCGCCACGCGGTGTACGCGCGCAACCCGCTGCTGCGCGCGCTGCTGCGCCGGCTGGGCAGCCATTTCGAGAGCGACCGCCAGTGGCAGGCGGCGGCGGAGGCGGTCGATGGATAG
- a CDS encoding IS1595 family transposase — MAARNQVQFQPGLSLTAFLDRYGSEQQCREALMKARWPKGWRCLDCGHTSHGHLKRRDVYQCNRCKRQVSLTSGALFAETRLPLRTWFLAIYLLTQHKNGISALALRRQLGVSYHTAWLLKPKLMQAMVERDSEQVLGGIVMMDDAYWGGERHGGGVGRGSPGKTPFVAAVQCTAEGHPIAMRMDEVAGFRKKALAAWAQRHLAPGTAVVPDGLKCFPGVTDADCTHTAMPTGGGVPTRGHPIFTGVNPVLGNVKNALHGTYHALRPKYLQRYLSEFCYRFNRRFDLAALVPRLIVAAARTPPLSYRLATLDA, encoded by the coding sequence ATGGCAGCCAGGAATCAAGTGCAGTTCCAACCCGGCCTGAGTCTGACGGCCTTTCTTGACCGTTACGGTAGCGAGCAGCAGTGCCGCGAGGCGCTGATGAAGGCACGCTGGCCGAAGGGATGGCGCTGCCTGGACTGCGGTCATACGAGTCATGGCCATCTCAAGCGTCGCGACGTGTACCAGTGCAATCGCTGCAAGCGGCAGGTGTCGCTGACCAGCGGCGCGCTGTTCGCCGAAACCAGGTTGCCGCTGCGGACGTGGTTTCTGGCGATTTATCTGCTGACCCAGCACAAGAATGGCATCTCGGCGCTGGCGCTGCGGCGGCAATTGGGCGTGTCGTACCACACGGCGTGGCTGCTCAAGCCCAAGTTGATGCAGGCGATGGTCGAGCGCGACAGCGAGCAGGTCCTGGGCGGCATCGTGATGATGGACGATGCGTACTGGGGCGGCGAACGCCACGGCGGCGGCGTGGGCCGCGGCAGCCCTGGCAAGACCCCGTTTGTGGCGGCGGTGCAGTGCACCGCCGAGGGGCACCCCATCGCCATGCGGATGGATGAGGTGGCCGGGTTTCGCAAAAAGGCGTTGGCGGCATGGGCCCAACGCCACCTGGCGCCGGGCACGGCGGTTGTCCCCGATGGGCTGAAGTGTTTTCCGGGCGTGACCGATGCCGATTGCACGCATACCGCCATGCCCACCGGCGGCGGCGTCCCCACTCGGGGGCATCCCATCTTCACGGGGGTCAACCCCGTGCTGGGTAACGTCAAGAACGCGCTGCATGGCACCTACCATGCGCTGCGTCCGAAGTACCTGCAGCGCTATTTGTCCGAGTTCTGCTACCGCTTCAATCGCCGCTTCGACCTGGCCGCCCTGGTACCGCGCCTCATCGTCGCCGCGGCGCGGACGCCGCCGCTGAGCTATCGGCTCGCAACGTTGGATGCGTAA
- a CDS encoding integrase core domain-containing protein produces the protein MGTLKDKLDRWAVADAAALHASLTIFCCWYNHVRPHQHLGSLTPMEAWEGIDIRRPPRRRLWFEGWDGLLQGEYLQR, from the coding sequence TTGGGCACACTCAAGGACAAGCTCGACCGCTGGGCGGTAGCCGATGCCGCCGCACTACACGCATCGCTGACGATCTTCTGCTGCTGGTACAACCATGTGCGCCCTCATCAGCACCTAGGCAGCCTCACGCCGATGGAGGCCTGGGAAGGCATCGACATCCGCCGGCCGCCGCGACGACGGCTTTGGTTCGAGGGGTGGGACGGGCTGTTGCAGGGCGAATACCTGCAGCGCTGA